The following coding sequences are from one Paludisphaera rhizosphaerae window:
- a CDS encoding peptidoglycan-binding protein — MTTWPGSNARRPSPLTSAAILGLVFLSVPAADATAQAPAGRQGRERSPSPGLKLGDTGSAVEDLQRRLNKALNPSPGLDDDGDFGEATRTAVIRFQREKNLPSSGVVDATTRSALGTEPLPEPEIPPPSVVNAQTPAKQPADSLDGPPFVSAKSWAILDGKTGEVLWGDRKDEPLPMASTTKMMTALIVGRIVAKDPKALSEVITFSERADRTPGSTSGVRAGEKVSVEELLYGMMLPSGNDATVAFGEHFGDRFPGAGEPLARFIAEMNRTAAELGLKNTRFANTHGLPADDHHASTADLARLAWFVQKDPLLARVVSTPKRGCTLEDGQGNKRNVVWSNTNRLLGTEGYDGVKTGTTNAAGNCLVASGRRGDDHVIIAILGAPTTDGRYLDARNLFRWAWNQRKAKDSSATAGGR, encoded by the coding sequence ATGACGACCTGGCCAGGCTCCAACGCGCGACGACCCAGCCCGCTCACCTCGGCCGCGATTCTCGGCCTCGTCTTCCTTAGCGTCCCCGCTGCCGACGCGACCGCGCAGGCGCCGGCCGGCCGTCAGGGGCGAGAACGAAGCCCCAGCCCGGGCTTGAAGCTCGGCGACACCGGCTCGGCCGTGGAGGATCTCCAGCGGCGGCTGAACAAGGCCCTCAATCCCTCGCCCGGCCTCGACGACGACGGCGATTTTGGCGAGGCGACCAGGACGGCCGTGATTCGATTCCAGCGCGAGAAGAACCTGCCCTCCTCGGGCGTCGTCGACGCCACGACCCGCAGCGCCCTGGGAACCGAGCCCCTTCCCGAGCCGGAGATCCCGCCGCCGTCGGTCGTGAACGCTCAGACTCCTGCGAAGCAGCCGGCCGACTCGCTCGACGGCCCGCCGTTCGTCTCGGCCAAGTCGTGGGCGATCCTCGACGGCAAGACCGGCGAGGTCCTCTGGGGCGACCGCAAGGACGAGCCGCTCCCCATGGCCAGCACGACCAAGATGATGACCGCCCTGATCGTCGGCCGGATCGTCGCCAAGGACCCGAAGGCGCTGAGCGAGGTCATCACCTTCTCCGAGCGCGCCGACCGCACGCCGGGCTCGACCTCGGGCGTCCGCGCGGGGGAGAAGGTGTCGGTCGAGGAGCTGCTGTACGGCATGATGCTCCCCTCGGGCAACGACGCCACCGTGGCCTTCGGCGAACACTTCGGCGATCGCTTCCCCGGAGCCGGTGAACCTCTGGCCCGATTCATCGCCGAGATGAACCGCACGGCCGCCGAGTTGGGCCTGAAGAACACCCGCTTCGCCAACACCCACGGCCTGCCGGCCGACGACCACCACGCCAGCACGGCCGACCTCGCCCGGCTGGCGTGGTTCGTTCAGAAGGATCCTCTGCTCGCCAGGGTGGTCTCCACCCCCAAGCGCGGCTGCACGCTCGAGGACGGACAGGGGAACAAGCGGAACGTCGTCTGGTCGAACACCAACCGACTGCTGGGCACCGAGGGCTACGACGGCGTGAAGACGGGCACCACCAACGCCGCCGGCAATTGCCTGGTCGCCAGCGGCCGACGCGGCGACGACCACGTCATCATCGCCATCCTCGGCGCCCCCACGACCGACGGCCGCTACCTCGACGCCCGCAACCTCTTCCGCTGGGCCTGGAATCAGCGCAAGGCGAAGGACTCGTCGGCGACGGCGGGTGGGCGCTGA
- a CDS encoding arylsulfatase: MNPAHAADKPNILVIWGDDVGWQNVSAYGLGTMGYTTPNLDSIGMQGVRFTDHYGQPSCTAGRASFITGQYPIRYGMTTVGQPGDTLGLQPASPCLAEVMKGAGYATGHFGKNHLGDRNEHLPTVHGFDEFYGNLYHLNTQEESEQRDYQQFAKAYSGNLEAYEKKFGTRGVVHSYAAAADDATVDPRFGKVGKQKIEDTGPLTQERMKNFDAGEVIPRAEDFMKKSKADGKPFFVWLNASRMHLYTRLNDQWRYAAEKYTSEADIHGSGMLQHDHDIGLVLQFLKDNGLEENTIVWYSTDNGPEHSSWPHGATTPFRGEKMSTYEGGVRVISMLRWPGVIKPGQTLNGIQSHQDMFTSLAVAAGVPDVNERIMKEKKQFIDGLNNVPYWRGEVDHSARNHIFYYYESKLSAVRMGPWKFLFSTKEDYYANLVPRTVPLVFNLRMDPFESTDSKDSYGHLMQKVSWLMAPMGELMAAHLKSLADYPPVQGGKSFDMSNVVEEFVKKAKQ; this comes from the coding sequence ATGAATCCCGCGCACGCCGCGGACAAGCCGAACATCCTGGTCATCTGGGGCGACGACGTCGGGTGGCAGAACGTGAGCGCCTACGGCCTGGGGACAATGGGCTACACGACGCCGAATCTCGACAGCATCGGGATGCAGGGCGTTCGGTTCACCGACCACTACGGGCAGCCGTCCTGCACGGCCGGTCGAGCGTCGTTCATCACGGGCCAGTACCCGATCCGCTACGGGATGACCACGGTCGGCCAGCCGGGCGACACGCTGGGTCTTCAACCCGCCTCGCCTTGCCTGGCCGAGGTCATGAAGGGCGCCGGCTACGCCACCGGCCATTTCGGCAAGAATCACCTCGGCGACCGCAACGAACACCTCCCGACCGTCCACGGATTCGACGAGTTTTATGGGAACCTTTACCACCTCAACACCCAGGAGGAGTCCGAGCAGCGCGACTACCAGCAGTTCGCCAAGGCCTACTCGGGGAATCTTGAAGCCTACGAGAAGAAGTTCGGCACTCGCGGCGTGGTCCACTCGTACGCCGCCGCCGCCGACGACGCCACCGTCGATCCCCGGTTCGGAAAAGTGGGCAAGCAGAAGATCGAGGACACCGGCCCGCTCACCCAGGAACGGATGAAGAATTTCGACGCCGGCGAGGTGATCCCCAGGGCCGAGGACTTCATGAAGAAGTCCAAGGCCGACGGCAAGCCGTTCTTCGTCTGGCTCAACGCCAGCCGAATGCACCTCTACACCCGCCTCAACGACCAGTGGCGCTACGCCGCCGAGAAATACACTTCAGAGGCCGACATCCACGGCTCCGGGATGCTCCAGCACGACCACGACATCGGCCTGGTGCTCCAGTTCCTGAAGGACAACGGCCTCGAAGAGAACACCATCGTCTGGTATTCCACGGACAACGGCCCCGAACACTCCTCCTGGCCGCACGGTGCGACCACCCCGTTCCGCGGCGAGAAGATGTCCACCTATGAGGGCGGGGTCCGCGTCATCTCGATGCTGCGGTGGCCCGGAGTGATCAAGCCCGGCCAGACCCTCAACGGCATCCAGTCGCACCAGGACATGTTCACTAGCCTCGCCGTGGCCGCCGGCGTGCCGGACGTCAACGAGCGCATCATGAAAGAGAAGAAGCAGTTCATCGACGGCCTGAACAACGTGCCCTACTGGCGGGGCGAGGTGGACCACTCAGCCCGCAACCACATCTTCTACTACTATGAGTCGAAGCTCTCCGCCGTGCGGATGGGGCCGTGGAAGTTCCTCTTCTCAACCAAGGAAGACTACTACGCCAACCTCGTGCCGCGCACGGTGCCGCTGGTTTTCAATCTCCGGATGGATCCCTTCGAGAGCACCGACAGCAAGGACTCCTACGGCCACCTCATGCAGAAGGTGTCCTGGCTGATGGCTCCGATGGGCGAATTGATGGCCGCGCACCTGAAGTCCCTCGCCGATTACCCGCCGGTCCAGGGCGGCAAGTCCTTCGACATGTCGAACGTCGTCGAGGAGTTCGTCAAGAAGGCCAAGCAGTGA